In Vigna angularis cultivar LongXiaoDou No.4 chromosome 8, ASM1680809v1, whole genome shotgun sequence, one DNA window encodes the following:
- the LOC108345056 gene encoding short-chain dehydrogenase TIC 32, chloroplastic isoform X1 translates to MWPFSRKGDSGFSSSSTAEEVTLGIHASALTAIVTGASSGIGAETARVLALRGVHVIMGVIDMMDAYNVKDSILKQIPTAKLDVMKLDLSSMASVHHFVDQFNSTALPLNILINNAGICACPFMLSNDNIELQFAINYLGHFLLTNLLLENMKKTARESKIQGRILNVSSMGHRFTYPNGILFDKLNDPSSYNSWRAYGQSKLANILHANELARRFKEDGVDITANSLHPGIINNTNIYLQNRFLTGLRNILGPFVIRYLERFVLKNVQQGASTTCYLALHPGVSGINGKYFADNNVSEACLQRWDMDLAKKLWDFSMNLTMKNEQ, encoded by the exons ATGTGGCCATTCAGTAGAAAAGGAGATTCTGGGTTTTCATCCTCTTCCACAGCAGAAGAAGTTACTCTTGGAATCCATGCTAGTGCTCTCACTGCAATTGTCACAG GTGCATCAAGCGGTATAGGTGCAGAGACAGCTCGTGTTCTTGCATTGCGTGGAGTGCATGTGATAATGGGAGTGATTGATATGATGGATGCTTATAATGTTAAGGATTCAATACTTAAACAAATTCCCACTGCTAAACTTGATGTCATGAAGTTGGATCTAAGTTCAATGGCTTCTGTTCATCATTTTGTAGATCAGTTTAATTCAACTGCTCTTCCATTGAATATTTTGAT AAACAATGCAGGGATTTGTGCATGCCCTTTCATGCTATCCAACGACAACATTGAACTTCAATTTGCTATAAATTATTTAG GTCATTTTCTCCTAACAAATCTGTTGTtggaaaatatgaagaaaacaGCAAGAGAAAGTAAGATTCAAGGAAGAATCCTTAATGTCTCCTCCATGGGCCATAGATTTACTTATCCTAATGGAATCCTTTTTGACAAACTTAACGATCCATCAAG CTACAACAGTTGGCGTGCGTATGGACAATCAAAGCTTGCAAACATTTTACATGCCAATGAACTTGCAAGACGTTTCAAG GAAGATGGAGTAGATATTACTGCGAATTCTCTTCATCCAGGAATTATTaacaacacaaatatatatctaCAGAATCGATTTCTGACag GTCTAAGGAATATTCTAGGTCCATTTGTAATTCGTTACCTAGAGCGATTTGTGTTGAAAAATGTGCAGCAA GGAGCATCAACAACATGCTATTTAGCATTGCACCCAGGAGTGAGTGGAATCAATGGAAAGTATTTTGCAGATAATAATGTTTCAGAAGCATGTTTGCAGAGATGGGACATGGATTTGGCTAAGAAGCTTTGGGATTTTAGCATGAATTTGACCATGAAAAATGAACAGTGA
- the LOC108345056 gene encoding short-chain dehydrogenase TIC 32, chloroplastic isoform X2 codes for MGVIDMMDAYNVKDSILKQIPTAKLDVMKLDLSSMASVHHFVDQFNSTALPLNILINNAGICACPFMLSNDNIELQFAINYLGHFLLTNLLLENMKKTARESKIQGRILNVSSMGHRFTYPNGILFDKLNDPSSYNSWRAYGQSKLANILHANELARRFKEDGVDITANSLHPGIINNTNIYLQNRFLTGLRNILGPFVIRYLERFVLKNVQQGASTTCYLALHPGVSGINGKYFADNNVSEACLQRWDMDLAKKLWDFSMNLTMKNEQ; via the exons ATGGGAGTGATTGATATGATGGATGCTTATAATGTTAAGGATTCAATACTTAAACAAATTCCCACTGCTAAACTTGATGTCATGAAGTTGGATCTAAGTTCAATGGCTTCTGTTCATCATTTTGTAGATCAGTTTAATTCAACTGCTCTTCCATTGAATATTTTGAT AAACAATGCAGGGATTTGTGCATGCCCTTTCATGCTATCCAACGACAACATTGAACTTCAATTTGCTATAAATTATTTAG GTCATTTTCTCCTAACAAATCTGTTGTtggaaaatatgaagaaaacaGCAAGAGAAAGTAAGATTCAAGGAAGAATCCTTAATGTCTCCTCCATGGGCCATAGATTTACTTATCCTAATGGAATCCTTTTTGACAAACTTAACGATCCATCAAG CTACAACAGTTGGCGTGCGTATGGACAATCAAAGCTTGCAAACATTTTACATGCCAATGAACTTGCAAGACGTTTCAAG GAAGATGGAGTAGATATTACTGCGAATTCTCTTCATCCAGGAATTATTaacaacacaaatatatatctaCAGAATCGATTTCTGACag GTCTAAGGAATATTCTAGGTCCATTTGTAATTCGTTACCTAGAGCGATTTGTGTTGAAAAATGTGCAGCAA GGAGCATCAACAACATGCTATTTAGCATTGCACCCAGGAGTGAGTGGAATCAATGGAAAGTATTTTGCAGATAATAATGTTTCAGAAGCATGTTTGCAGAGATGGGACATGGATTTGGCTAAGAAGCTTTGGGATTTTAGCATGAATTTGACCATGAAAAATGAACAGTGA